In Candidatus Cybelea sp., a single window of DNA contains:
- a CDS encoding alkaline phosphatase family protein: MRRYNSFVTTTAGLIASAALCACGANPSLGGVSAVPSTATDQTNVKRHTGSIGQIQHVVIMVQENHSFDNLFATFPNADGATTGKMSTGKTIKLTETRLYSPKALDNSHQAFEVDYDNGNMDGWNKVWANSHPCPKCAYAYVNPKQIAPYWTLASTYGLADHMYPTETSGSFTGHQDLIRGDSAVTSSESLFDFPSHGPWGCDAPAGTTVPMLTEQNKYIQDGPFPCSNQFPPSGSYNTLRDLLDAKSVSWKYYTPPLNGGGLAGDYWDAFDVIYPVRNGPEWTANISSPEKNIFKDIKASRLASVSWVIPDGANSDHSGLAPRDTGPSWIAQVVNAIGKSQYWNSTAIIIVWDDWGGWYDHVAPPQLDYAGLGFRVPMIVVSPYAIPNNVSHTQYEFGSIVKFVEQVWSLGSLGTTDQRANSMTDMFNFSQSPLPFKQIPAKYSRSFFEHQPPSNEPLDTN, from the coding sequence TTGAGACGCTATAATTCTTTCGTAACAACAACTGCCGGCCTCATCGCCTCCGCGGCACTCTGCGCGTGCGGCGCAAATCCAAGCCTCGGCGGCGTTTCGGCCGTGCCTTCAACCGCAACAGATCAAACGAACGTCAAACGACACACCGGCTCGATCGGCCAAATCCAACACGTCGTCATCATGGTGCAGGAGAACCACAGCTTCGACAATCTCTTCGCGACGTTCCCCAATGCAGATGGGGCAACGACCGGAAAGATGAGTACGGGGAAGACGATTAAGCTCACGGAGACAAGGCTCTATAGCCCCAAAGCGTTGGATAATAGCCATCAGGCGTTTGAAGTCGACTACGACAACGGAAATATGGACGGCTGGAACAAGGTGTGGGCTAACTCGCACCCCTGCCCGAAGTGCGCTTACGCCTACGTCAATCCCAAGCAGATCGCCCCGTACTGGACGCTGGCCAGTACCTACGGCCTCGCCGACCACATGTATCCAACCGAAACGAGCGGGAGCTTCACGGGGCATCAGGATCTCATCCGCGGCGACAGCGCCGTTACCAGCAGCGAAAGCCTCTTCGATTTCCCGTCTCACGGGCCGTGGGGCTGCGACGCACCGGCGGGAACGACCGTACCGATGTTGACCGAGCAAAACAAGTATATCCAAGACGGGCCGTTTCCGTGCTCGAACCAGTTTCCGCCGTCCGGCTCCTACAACACGCTGCGCGATTTGCTCGATGCTAAATCGGTTTCGTGGAAGTACTACACCCCGCCGCTGAACGGCGGGGGACTTGCCGGCGACTACTGGGACGCGTTCGACGTCATCTATCCGGTACGAAACGGGCCGGAGTGGACGGCGAACATTTCTTCTCCGGAGAAGAATATCTTTAAGGACATTAAGGCGAGCCGCTTAGCCTCGGTTTCGTGGGTCATCCCCGACGGGGCAAACTCGGATCACTCCGGTCTCGCCCCGCGCGACACGGGCCCTTCCTGGATCGCGCAAGTGGTCAACGCGATCGGCAAGAGCCAGTACTGGAACTCGACCGCGATTATCATCGTGTGGGACGACTGGGGCGGCTGGTACGATCACGTAGCTCCGCCGCAGCTCGACTACGCGGGGCTCGGATTCCGGGTGCCGATGATCGTCGTTTCCCCATACGCTATACCTAACAACGTTTCGCATACGCAGTACGAGTTCGGCAGCATCGTCAAATTCGTCGAGCAAGTATGGAGTCTCGGCAGCCTCGGCACGACCGATCAGCGCGCGAACAGCATGACCGATATGTTCAACTTCAGCCAAAGCCCGCTGCCGTTCAAGCAAATTCCGGCGAAATACTCGAGGTCGTTCTTCGAACACCAGCCTCCCTCGAACGAGCCGCTGGACACGAACTAA
- a CDS encoding glycosyltransferase family 4 protein, with protein MNRLRVLSVINSLYFGGAECRLLSLSKSIDRERFDQRVLTLKVPDAQRERSLGSLRPHFAAAGIAIDDLGEEAPELGSAHGSAVKVVRSVPRLTRTLAKLRGYIRENRIDVVDTHTGTANQIGIAAAVLCKRPVVATTYGLEVFRPLWVWRGSESAMFTAASAIVTDSEAVAELVRRKLLRRRSVAVIPNGIAPPQTQHSREEMHARFGIPLDPKVRVIGQVASLTPRKGHLVLLDAAQRLSRADPNLHFLICGYARGWFDYERALHARTAELGLRGRVHFVEYPGPVGDVYRGIDVQVHASTQESLPQAIIEGMALGKPAVVTAIAGIPTMVGDGESGLVVPPDDAAALANALARLLQDASLAARLGETARQRYLANYTDVQMARRLEAIFAGVAAPAAA; from the coding sequence GTGAACCGGCTGCGCGTTCTCTCGGTAATCAATTCGCTCTACTTTGGCGGCGCCGAGTGCCGCTTGCTGAGCCTATCGAAAAGCATCGATCGCGAACGTTTCGATCAGCGGGTGCTCACGCTCAAGGTGCCCGACGCGCAGCGAGAACGCAGCCTCGGCAGCCTGCGCCCCCACTTTGCGGCGGCGGGAATTGCCATCGACGACCTCGGCGAGGAAGCCCCGGAACTCGGCAGCGCGCATGGTAGCGCCGTAAAGGTGGTGCGCTCCGTTCCCCGCCTGACGCGAACGCTCGCGAAGCTGCGCGGCTACATTCGGGAGAACCGGATCGACGTCGTCGATACGCACACCGGTACTGCAAATCAGATCGGGATCGCCGCCGCGGTTTTGTGCAAGCGCCCGGTCGTCGCCACCACCTACGGTTTGGAAGTCTTTCGCCCGCTCTGGGTGTGGCGCGGCTCCGAGTCGGCGATGTTCACCGCGGCCTCGGCGATCGTCACCGACTCCGAAGCGGTGGCGGAGCTAGTTCGGCGTAAGCTGCTGCGTCGCCGGAGCGTCGCCGTCATCCCTAATGGGATCGCGCCGCCGCAGACGCAGCACAGCCGCGAAGAGATGCACGCGCGGTTCGGCATTCCGCTCGACCCAAAGGTCCGCGTGATCGGACAAGTTGCGTCGCTCACGCCGCGCAAGGGTCACCTGGTCTTGCTCGATGCGGCGCAGCGCTTGAGCAGAGCCGATCCAAACCTTCACTTCCTGATCTGCGGCTACGCTCGCGGGTGGTTCGATTACGAGCGGGCCCTGCACGCTCGCACCGCCGAGCTTGGTCTGCGCGGGCGGGTGCATTTCGTCGAATATCCGGGTCCCGTGGGGGATGTTTATCGAGGCATCGACGTGCAGGTGCACGCCTCGACGCAGGAGTCGCTGCCGCAGGCGATCATCGAGGGCATGGCGCTTGGGAAACCAGCCGTCGTAACGGCGATCGCCGGCATTCCGACGATGGTCGGCGACGGAGAATCGGGACTCGTCGTTCCTCCGGACGATGCTGCCGCGCTGGCGAACGCACTCGCACGCCTGCTGCAAGACGCGTCGCTCGCGGCGCGGCTCGGCGAGACGGCTCGGCAGCGCTACCTCGCAAATTATACCGACGTACAGATGGCGCGCCGCCTCGAAGCGATCTTCGCAGGCGTCGCTGCGCCGGCGGCTGCATGA
- a CDS encoding HD domain-containing protein: MIVAAFTALLLAVAPASQTATGIPLDAPWKVTIYDLARAKFHHPAWGWQHSERNYRVALELAQGDGLKVDTDVLFAAAFLHDMAAFMPCPGKKLEHGECAAQESGAILRAAGFPMEKFPAVQAAERGHMYYSDPGKQPEAIVLHDADSLDFLGEIGAARMISLTGETAESFAPAVKTLRTFVKEIPARLITRTAQRIGAQRAAELARFLDDLQTETFDGKAM, from the coding sequence ATGATCGTAGCTGCGTTCACCGCGCTCTTACTCGCGGTTGCGCCGGCGAGCCAGACGGCCACCGGCATTCCGCTCGACGCACCGTGGAAGGTGACAATCTACGATCTCGCCCGCGCGAAGTTCCATCATCCGGCTTGGGGGTGGCAGCACTCAGAGCGCAACTATCGCGTCGCACTGGAACTGGCGCAGGGCGACGGTTTGAAAGTCGATACCGACGTACTCTTCGCCGCGGCGTTCCTGCACGATATGGCGGCCTTCATGCCGTGCCCCGGCAAGAAGCTCGAGCACGGCGAGTGCGCCGCGCAGGAGAGCGGTGCGATCCTGCGCGCTGCCGGTTTTCCGATGGAAAAGTTCCCCGCCGTGCAAGCGGCCGAGCGGGGCCACATGTACTACAGCGATCCCGGAAAGCAGCCCGAAGCGATCGTTCTCCACGATGCCGACTCACTCGATTTCTTGGGTGAGATCGGTGCCGCGCGGATGATCTCGCTGACCGGCGAGACCGCCGAAAGCTTCGCGCCGGCGGTCAAAACGCTGCGAACCTTCGTCAAAGAGATTCCAGCCCGGCTGATTACCAGGACGGCACAGCGCATCGGGGCGCAGCGCGCCGCAGAGCTCGCGCGGTTCCTCGACGACCTGCAGACCGAAACGTTCGACGGAAAGGCGATGTAG
- a CDS encoding NTP transferase domain-containing protein: MGFTRGLIMAGGRSQRMRAVAGTPHKALARIRGVTLLEWNVRLLMRNGFHDIVVAVSQNEPEISEFVATSVAPQAALRGASVELFLEETPLGNIGAAREVVGEADNVLVLYVDNLASIDPRRLVEYHELEGFAMTIATHREAFQIPFGRLALDGNRIREYAEKPALTMQVSSGTCALSRRACAAIPPGRLTGASDLFAVLTANGESVGAFTHNEPWIDINDVPALLRARDLVESRQSEFFGLTLP; the protein is encoded by the coding sequence ATGGGCTTCACCCGGGGCCTCATTATGGCTGGGGGCAGGTCGCAACGAATGCGCGCCGTCGCGGGCACGCCCCACAAGGCCCTCGCGCGAATTCGCGGCGTCACGCTTTTGGAGTGGAACGTCCGTTTGCTCATGCGCAACGGTTTCCACGATATCGTCGTCGCCGTGAGCCAGAACGAGCCCGAAATCTCGGAGTTCGTCGCAACCTCGGTTGCGCCGCAGGCCGCGCTGCGCGGCGCGAGCGTCGAGCTGTTCCTCGAAGAGACGCCGCTGGGGAATATCGGCGCGGCACGCGAGGTCGTCGGTGAGGCCGACAACGTGCTGGTGCTGTACGTCGACAACCTTGCCTCGATCGATCCGCGGCGCCTCGTCGAGTACCACGAACTCGAAGGCTTTGCGATGACGATAGCGACGCATCGTGAGGCGTTTCAAATTCCGTTCGGCCGTTTGGCGCTCGACGGCAATCGGATCCGAGAGTACGCCGAGAAGCCGGCCCTCACGATGCAGGTCTCCAGCGGCACCTGCGCGCTGTCGAGGCGCGCCTGCGCCGCGATTCCCCCCGGGCGGCTGACCGGAGCCAGCGACCTTTTTGCCGTGCTGACGGCAAATGGCGAATCGGTTGGCGCGTTTACCCACAACGAGCCTTGGATCGACATCAACGACGTGCCGGCGCTGCTTCGCGCGCGCGATCTCGTTGAGTCGCGGCAATCCGAGTTTTTTGGCCTGACCCTCCCGTGA
- a CDS encoding DUF2837 family protein, protein MAHGFWPWQLLFAMALNCVVQALAIAAYAARLAGARSGRVATAISLFNIFATSSRFAQMFYTPMLGALSDRATVASLSVYQWQLRSIVFAGTVGSVIGTLAIPTFVMLYMRAIRSLERNGSIPKAALAMFRPATVAAVVGEVKFGVATRWRDISFKNVPKDILVLNVLVTAVYGVGIVAAAYASVLQPQAARTAVLSSGLVNGFATIAYNIIVDPASALLTDRAVRGDRSVNDVKALVTGLSLTSILGMLCSQAILIPAAMVIEFGAKAISGR, encoded by the coding sequence GTGGCCCATGGGTTCTGGCCGTGGCAGCTTCTGTTTGCCATGGCTCTCAACTGCGTCGTCCAAGCGCTGGCGATCGCCGCCTATGCGGCGCGCCTAGCAGGCGCGCGCTCGGGGCGTGTCGCGACGGCGATATCGCTCTTCAACATCTTCGCGACCAGCAGCCGGTTCGCGCAGATGTTCTATACGCCGATGCTCGGCGCTCTCTCCGACCGCGCCACCGTCGCCTCGCTGAGCGTCTACCAGTGGCAGCTGCGCTCGATCGTCTTCGCGGGAACCGTCGGCTCGGTCATCGGTACGCTCGCGATTCCTACGTTCGTGATGCTCTACATGCGCGCGATTCGGTCGCTAGAGCGAAACGGCAGCATACCGAAGGCCGCGCTTGCGATGTTTCGGCCGGCTACCGTTGCGGCCGTCGTCGGCGAGGTGAAGTTCGGCGTTGCAACCCGCTGGCGCGACATCTCGTTTAAGAACGTCCCCAAGGACATCCTCGTCCTCAACGTGCTGGTCACCGCCGTCTACGGCGTCGGCATCGTCGCGGCCGCCTATGCCAGCGTCCTGCAGCCGCAGGCCGCGCGCACCGCGGTGCTCTCCAGCGGACTCGTCAACGGATTCGCGACGATCGCATACAACATCATCGTCGATCCGGCCTCAGCCTTGCTCACCGACCGGGCGGTGCGCGGCGATCGCAGCGTCAACGACGTCAAAGCCTTAGTAACGGGCCTTTCGTTGACTTCGATTTTGGGTATGCTCTGCTCGCAAGCCATCCTCATACCGGCCGCGATGGTGATCGAGTTCGGGGCCAAGGCCATCTCCGGGCGTTAG
- a CDS encoding alkaline phosphatase family protein: MKSRYLLFCALAAALTACSGANSSPVPVTPAQSLQAAHSNAHRNTSGSISHVVIVIQTNRSFDNLFATFPGADGTTNGLMPNGQTVALTKSKLYTRKLYQNSRAAFKVDYDNGQMDGWSKVWVSRKPCPKCAYQYVDPAQVRPYWAMARQYVLADHMFPTENSGDFSSHQDLIRGSSAINADESMVDFPSHGPWGCDAQSGTTVPVVTSAGQYIKKGVFPCMTYSTLADLLDAKSLSWKYYAPPLFDGGLAGAYWNAFDAVSGVRHGPDWGNDVSMPETNFFSDLAGGSLANVTWISPNDQNSDHAGFDKSDKGPAWVAKIVNAVGKSKFWNSTAVIVVWEDWGGWYDHVAPPQLDYAGLGMRVPMIVVSPYAKSSYVSHTQYEFGSIIRFVEDNWNLGRLGTTDTRATSIGDVFDFTQKPRKFNRIPAK; encoded by the coding sequence ATGAAATCGCGGTATTTACTTTTCTGCGCCTTAGCTGCCGCCTTAACTGCCTGCAGCGGTGCAAACTCTTCGCCAGTACCGGTAACGCCGGCGCAATCGCTTCAAGCAGCGCACTCGAATGCTCATCGGAACACGTCGGGCAGCATCTCGCACGTCGTAATTGTGATTCAAACCAATCGCAGTTTCGATAATCTCTTTGCGACGTTTCCCGGCGCCGACGGCACGACGAACGGACTGATGCCCAACGGCCAAACCGTGGCGCTGACAAAGAGCAAGCTCTACACTCGAAAGCTCTATCAGAACAGCCGGGCGGCCTTCAAGGTCGATTACGACAACGGGCAGATGGACGGCTGGAGTAAGGTCTGGGTCAGCCGTAAGCCGTGCCCCAAGTGTGCGTATCAGTACGTCGACCCGGCCCAGGTTCGCCCATATTGGGCGATGGCCAGGCAATACGTGCTGGCCGATCACATGTTCCCAACGGAGAACAGCGGAGACTTCAGCTCCCACCAAGACCTCATCCGCGGCAGCTCCGCGATTAACGCCGACGAAAGCATGGTCGACTTCCCCAGCCACGGGCCGTGGGGCTGCGACGCACAGAGCGGCACAACGGTTCCGGTCGTCACCAGCGCGGGGCAGTACATCAAGAAAGGGGTGTTCCCATGCATGACTTACAGCACGCTTGCAGACCTCCTCGATGCGAAGTCCCTCTCTTGGAAGTACTACGCACCCCCGCTCTTTGACGGGGGCCTCGCAGGGGCATATTGGAACGCCTTCGACGCCGTCAGCGGGGTTCGGCACGGCCCGGACTGGGGCAACGACGTCTCGATGCCGGAGACGAACTTTTTCAGCGACCTCGCCGGCGGTTCGCTCGCGAACGTCACGTGGATATCCCCAAACGACCAGAACTCCGACCATGCCGGTTTCGACAAGTCCGATAAGGGGCCGGCGTGGGTTGCAAAGATCGTCAACGCCGTCGGCAAGAGCAAGTTCTGGAACTCGACCGCCGTCATCGTCGTCTGGGAGGACTGGGGTGGCTGGTACGATCACGTGGCGCCGCCGCAGCTGGACTACGCCGGCCTCGGAATGCGCGTACCGATGATCGTCGTCTCGCCGTACGCGAAATCCAGCTACGTCTCCCACACTCAGTACGAATTCGGCAGCATCATCCGCTTCGTCGAAGACAACTGGAATCTGGGACGGCTCGGCACGACCGATACTCGCGCCACGAGCATCGGCGACGTCTTCGATTTCACGCAAAAGCCTCGCAAGTTCAATCGCATCCCGGCGAAATAG
- a CDS encoding iron-containing alcohol dehydrogenase: MGTSPHLGFVELYDKATSRVTVLDQTTLREICHAPLRLKADRRNGAAGRLVDAVLAEFPTVSKVVVVESACILAPAASRREPRVPFYVQSRPAALADAAPSTLERFVLIDFAGRGTLSLVTRAGGARSARIRPHESSLCELLQVENLARLEARALPQDAAERVASLLSAPLRIARDFGYRTAVIAASEHVGAELARRIAACIEALGREGCFPVAVLTEEAVRRGTIAALAPARAQNHVRTSVSDAATSLSMHATREVAYTVTQLTSPVFDAQTTAFADLVGRRPLLLAVDERIDALYGAQLRAYAARYLNVFGIITLKAGESNKDLRQVERVCRAAIAAGLPRDGVIAGVGGGVVLDIAGTAAALYRRGVAFVRIPTTLLGMVDVAVGIKQGVNFSRHKNLLGTFYPPLGVLNDAAFLRTAPPRELACGVAEIIKIAVAADAELFELLEDHLEELLRSSFQSPSAIAREVLDRSAAAMMVELAPNLYEDNLKRAVDFGHSFSPTLEIRSNYRLQHGEAVAIDMLLSTAIAVRRRLCPVSLLERMAALYDVAGLRATDDSCTVKLLTEALDEVKAHRGGQLNFPIPVAVGKCGFLQRVEADECRAALAAVARASAASTPAAS, translated from the coding sequence ATGGGAACCTCGCCACATCTCGGCTTCGTGGAGCTTTACGACAAGGCCACTTCGCGCGTTACGGTCCTCGACCAAACGACGCTGCGTGAGATCTGCCACGCCCCGTTACGATTAAAGGCCGACCGGCGCAACGGCGCCGCGGGCCGGCTCGTTGATGCCGTCCTTGCGGAGTTTCCGACCGTCTCCAAAGTCGTCGTTGTCGAGAGCGCTTGCATTCTGGCGCCTGCAGCGAGCCGGCGGGAGCCTCGCGTGCCATTCTACGTGCAGTCCCGGCCGGCGGCGCTGGCCGATGCGGCCCCCAGCACTCTGGAGCGCTTCGTACTCATCGATTTCGCGGGGAGGGGAACGCTTTCACTCGTGACCCGTGCCGGCGGGGCTCGCAGCGCACGCATCCGTCCCCATGAGTCGAGCCTCTGCGAGCTTTTGCAGGTGGAAAACCTCGCACGGCTCGAGGCACGCGCCCTGCCTCAAGACGCGGCCGAACGCGTCGCGAGTCTGCTGAGCGCGCCGCTGCGAATCGCTCGCGACTTCGGCTACCGCACGGCGGTCATCGCAGCGTCAGAACACGTCGGCGCCGAACTCGCGCGCCGCATTGCAGCGTGCATCGAGGCACTCGGCCGCGAAGGCTGTTTTCCCGTCGCCGTCCTCACCGAAGAAGCCGTCCGCCGAGGAACGATTGCCGCGCTCGCGCCGGCCCGCGCGCAAAACCACGTGCGAACGAGCGTTTCGGATGCGGCGACGTCGTTGTCGATGCACGCAACGCGCGAGGTTGCGTACACCGTTACGCAATTGACGTCGCCGGTCTTCGACGCACAGACCACGGCCTTCGCCGATCTGGTCGGGAGACGCCCTCTGCTGCTGGCCGTGGACGAGCGCATCGACGCACTCTACGGAGCGCAGCTGCGCGCCTATGCCGCGCGCTATCTCAACGTCTTCGGGATCATCACGCTCAAGGCGGGCGAGTCAAACAAGGATCTCCGGCAGGTCGAGCGCGTCTGCCGGGCGGCGATCGCCGCGGGGCTTCCGCGCGACGGCGTCATCGCCGGCGTCGGCGGCGGGGTCGTTCTCGATATCGCCGGGACGGCTGCGGCGCTCTATCGCCGCGGGGTCGCTTTCGTGCGGATCCCGACGACGCTGCTCGGCATGGTCGACGTCGCCGTCGGGATCAAACAAGGCGTAAATTTCAGCAGACACAAAAACCTTCTCGGAACCTTTTACCCGCCGCTCGGCGTCCTCAACGACGCGGCATTTTTGCGCACCGCGCCGCCTCGCGAACTCGCCTGCGGCGTCGCCGAGATCATCAAGATCGCCGTTGCGGCAGATGCCGAACTCTTCGAGCTCTTGGAAGACCACCTCGAGGAGCTGCTGCGTTCCTCATTTCAGTCGCCGAGCGCAATCGCGCGCGAGGTGCTCGACCGCTCTGCGGCGGCTATGATGGTAGAATTGGCGCCCAATCTCTACGAAGACAACCTCAAACGTGCGGTGGACTTCGGGCACTCCTTCAGCCCGACGCTCGAGATACGCAGCAACTACCGCCTGCAGCACGGCGAGGCGGTCGCGATCGACATGCTGCTTTCGACGGCGATTGCCGTGCGCCGCAGGCTCTGCCCCGTATCGCTGCTCGAACGAATGGCGGCGCTGTACGACGTTGCCGGGCTTCGCGCGACCGATGACTCGTGCACGGTAAAGCTGCTCACCGAAGCGCTCGACGAGGTCAAAGCGCATCGCGGCGGACAGTTAAACTTTCCGATACCCGTCGCGGTCGGAAAATGCGGCTTCTTGCAGCGCGTCGAGGCCGACGAGTGCCGGGCCGCGCTTGCCGCGGTGGCCAGAGCTTCGGCTGCAAGCACGCCGGCGGCCAGTTAG
- a CDS encoding NAD-dependent epimerase/dehydratase family protein — MKRALVTGAQGFAGRYLVAELLAADPRLEIAGLGRSPVRGTFTHEVTLGGERVSAPLPSGLAAAASDVRYRYYQADIRDRAALRTILHKFQPDRIFHLASGLRDDAPSHLFGTNVEGAIDFLEAVADAAPRVERIVVGSSGSVYGRPAVLPLGEDAPCEPCDYYAVSKLAQEHAVRILAAQRGLPVVVARIFNIVGAGQDERHVAGRFASQIAAIGAGAAPARLEAGDLSTARDFIDVRDVARALAILAREPRVRGTYNVAGGVATPIGEILGALLDAAQLRATVTVERTYSRASDMPRAFASIERLRAAGYAPSVSLARSLTDLLDYYRRNLVPAEAV, encoded by the coding sequence ATGAAGCGGGCTTTGGTTACCGGCGCGCAGGGTTTCGCGGGTAGATATCTCGTCGCCGAGCTGCTCGCTGCGGATCCGCGCCTCGAGATTGCCGGCCTCGGGCGCTCGCCGGTTCGCGGCACGTTTACGCACGAAGTGACGCTGGGCGGCGAGCGCGTTTCGGCACCGCTCCCCAGCGGACTCGCGGCTGCGGCAAGCGACGTACGCTACCGTTACTACCAGGCGGATATCCGCGACCGTGCGGCGCTTCGCACGATCTTGCATAAGTTTCAGCCCGACCGGATCTTCCACTTGGCATCGGGCTTGCGCGACGACGCGCCGAGCCACTTGTTCGGTACCAACGTCGAGGGAGCCATCGACTTTTTGGAGGCCGTCGCGGACGCGGCCCCGCGGGTAGAACGAATCGTCGTCGGCTCGAGCGGATCGGTGTACGGCCGGCCGGCGGTGCTCCCGTTGGGTGAAGACGCGCCGTGCGAGCCCTGCGATTACTACGCCGTCAGCAAGCTTGCCCAAGAACACGCCGTGCGCATCTTGGCAGCGCAGCGAGGGCTGCCGGTCGTCGTTGCGCGGATCTTCAACATCGTTGGTGCCGGACAGGACGAACGTCACGTCGCGGGACGGTTTGCCTCGCAGATCGCCGCCATCGGTGCCGGTGCCGCGCCCGCCCGGCTCGAGGCCGGCGACCTGTCCACGGCTCGAGACTTTATCGACGTGCGCGACGTCGCACGCGCGCTTGCGATCCTCGCCCGCGAGCCCCGGGTACGCGGAACGTATAACGTGGCCGGCGGCGTCGCAACGCCGATCGGCGAGATTTTGGGAGCGCTGCTCGACGCAGCGCAGCTGCGCGCGACGGTAACGGTCGAGCGAACCTATTCGCGAGCCTCGGATATGCCGCGCGCCTTCGCGAGCATCGAGCGGCTGCGCGCCGCCGGCTACGCACCGAGCGTTTCGTTAGCGCGAAGCCTCACCGACCTTCTCGATTACTATCGGCGAAATCTCGTACCGGCAGAAGCGGTCTAG
- a CDS encoding ester cyclase, with translation MSDSALGRRMAARLTAVREHVRYENAHDLEAILQTFGESAGYDDEAWNEHHAGRDGVRSYYEGLLRSVPDLFIDLRHEYVTSEQVILEVVIRGTHRGTWRGLPGTGRTVAIPLCAVFSFDAQDRLTGERVYYDRATVLKQLGVFHEPETFAGRLATVVAHPLTIARITAGGIVRRLAGVISRR, from the coding sequence GTGTCAGATTCGGCGCTGGGCCGGCGGATGGCGGCTCGCCTCACTGCGGTGCGCGAACACGTCCGCTATGAGAACGCCCACGACCTTGAGGCGATCCTGCAGACGTTCGGGGAATCCGCCGGCTACGATGACGAGGCCTGGAACGAACACCACGCCGGGCGCGACGGGGTGCGGTCCTACTACGAAGGGCTGCTGCGCAGCGTCCCGGACCTCTTCATCGACTTGCGCCACGAATACGTCACTTCGGAACAGGTAATACTCGAGGTCGTGATCCGCGGTACTCACCGCGGAACGTGGCGCGGGCTTCCCGGAACCGGCCGCACCGTCGCGATACCGCTGTGCGCCGTCTTTAGCTTCGATGCCCAGGATCGCCTGACCGGCGAACGAGTCTACTACGATCGCGCAACGGTGCTCAAGCAGCTCGGAGTCTTTCACGAACCGGAGACGTTCGCGGGCCGCTTGGCGACCGTCGTCGCCCATCCCTTAACGATCGCGCGAATCACCGCCGGCGGCATCGTTCGGAGGCTCGCGGGAGTGATCTCGCGCCGCTAA
- a CDS encoding ROK family protein: protein MPVIAVDAGGTHLRLAVASDDGELHSYARRKISNFHPAANGAELWESILDSIAGYVRDASRDNDTGDAIAFSVPGPVVAGCRLLAAPTILGARAGPIPDIAGELQSRTGRRVHLINDVSAAAWYLSQRLDAERFFVVTVSSGIGGKLYDRRHPDRVLDTGFAGEIGHIVVDTSPEAPACDCGGRGHLGAISSGRGTQRLARRMARAQPAAFASSRIARRDGAGPAEITNEEHLIPAALAGDAWALSIIRTAAQPLARVLSSLVAAAGLDRIVAIGGFAQRLGPVYHDVLGAQLVELLGSQAFPLWRSGSLTIYDEIEDVCLAGAAAFYRARCEAVR from the coding sequence GTGCCCGTCATTGCGGTAGACGCCGGAGGTACGCACCTTCGATTGGCGGTGGCGAGCGACGACGGAGAGCTCCACTCCTACGCGCGCCGAAAAATCAGCAACTTTCACCCCGCGGCAAACGGCGCGGAGTTGTGGGAATCGATCCTCGATTCGATCGCCGGCTACGTGCGCGACGCGAGCCGCGACAACGATACCGGCGACGCCATCGCTTTTTCGGTCCCCGGGCCGGTCGTCGCGGGTTGCCGCCTTCTCGCCGCACCCACGATCCTGGGAGCGCGGGCCGGCCCGATTCCCGACATCGCCGGCGAGCTGCAGTCGCGAACCGGGCGCCGCGTGCACTTGATCAACGACGTTTCCGCGGCGGCGTGGTATCTCTCGCAACGCCTCGACGCCGAGCGCTTTTTCGTGGTGACGGTCAGCAGCGGAATCGGCGGCAAACTCTACGATCGCCGCCACCCCGACCGCGTCCTCGATACCGGCTTCGCCGGAGAGATCGGCCATATCGTCGTCGATACGTCCCCCGAGGCCCCGGCGTGCGACTGCGGCGGCCGCGGGCATCTCGGCGCGATCTCGTCGGGGCGCGGCACGCAGCGGCTGGCGCGGCGCATGGCGCGCGCACAACCCGCGGCCTTCGCGAGCTCGCGGATCGCTCGGCGCGACGGCGCCGGACCCGCCGAGATCACCAACGAAGAGCATCTGATCCCCGCGGCGCTTGCGGGCGACGCCTGGGCGCTCTCGATAATTCGCACGGCGGCGCAGCCTTTGGCTCGAGTCCTCTCCTCGCTCGTAGCCGCGGCCGGCCTCGATCGCATCGTCGCGATCGGAGGTTTTGCGCAGCGGCTCGGCCCGGTCTATCACGACGTGCTCGGCGCGCAGCTCGTCGAGCTATTGGGCTCGCAAGCGTTCCCGCTCTGGCGCAGCGGCAGCCTTACCATTTACGACGAAATCGAGGATGTCTGCTTGGCCGGCGCGGCCGCCTTTTACCGCGCGCGGTGCGAGGCCGTTCGTTGA